GATCGAACGTACCCGGGTACACGGCGACTACCATCGAGCATCTCCTGTCATCATCCTGTTGGACGCGGGCATGCGCTCTCTAAGCCGCCGCCGGCCATGACGCGGCTTGACGTGGCCGACGTCTATTGCTGTTGGAAAGGCGCATTATTCATCATTTTCGCGCCGCAGCAAATGGTAGTGTACGGCGCCCGCCTTGCCCTGTCGCACGATCTGCCAGCCGGCCAGCACGTCGACGTCGCCCAACGCCAGCGGGGAGCCCGATTCGACATACAAATAGCCGCCCTGCGCGACGAGCGGCGCGGCCGATTCGAGCGCGCGCGCCAGGACTAAAACCTCGCCGAACGGTGGGTCGAGAAAGACGACGTCGAACGAGCCCGGCGGCAGACCGCCCGCGAGCCGCAAGCCGTCGGCCTCGACGACTTCCACGGCCTGCGCCGACAGACGGGCGCGAGTCTCGCGCAATTGGTGCGCCGCTTTCGCGTTGCGCTCAACCATCAGCACGCGCGCCGCGCCGCGGGAAGCAGCCTCGAATCCAAGCGCGCCGGTACCCGCGAACACGTCGAGGCAGCGCCAGCCGTCGAGCCGCTGGCCAAGCCAATTGAACAGCGTTTCGCGGACGCGGTCGGGCGTCGGCCGCAACCCCTCGAGGTCGAGCACTTGCAGCGGCGTGCGCTTCCAGTCTCCACCGATGATGCGAACGGTATGCGGCTTGCCGCGGGCTGGCGTCGCGCCGGGCGCGCGGGTGACGGACGAGGAACGGGACATGCGTGCGATAGCGAATGGAAAGCGATAAAACCCGGCGAAAACCCGCTCGGGCGCGACGGCCAACGTTACCACAGCCACCGCCGCGCCTGCGAGGCGCGCGCAGCGCCCTCTTGCGGCGCGCCTGGTAAAATAGCGCCCTTCGAGCGCATTGCCGCACAGCCGGTCCGCCGCGGCGCATGCGCGGCCATGCGCCATCCATTGCCGCCGTAGGCAGTTTGCGGCGGTATCCATCACGGCACACCATGTTCAGCTTCTTCAAACGATTCAAGGGCGGCAAAACGCCCGACACCGCGCAGGACACGCAAGCGGTAGAGTCGCCGGAGACGGCAACTCGCGAAACGGCCCCTGCGCCCGCCGAGCCCGCGCAAGCGCCGGTGGCAACGCCTAGCGCACCCAGTGCGTCGACCGCCCCCGTCGCGTCGAGCACTCCGATCGCTCCGGCCGTCTCGCAACCGGCCGCTCCCGCTGCTTCGGCTCAGGCAGACCCAACCCCGGCAGCCTCGCCACCGCGCGCGGCCGAATCGGTCGTCGCCACGCCGCCCGCAGGCGGCGACGAGCGCGAAATCGAGGAAATCGTCCCGCCGCCTCAGCCCGAGCCTGCGCAAAAACAATCATGGCTCGCGCGACTGCGCTCAGGCCTGTCGAAAACGAGCGCCGGCCTCACGGGCATCTTCGTGCGCACGAAGATCGACGACGATCTCTACGAGGAACTCGAAACGGCGCTGCTGATGTCCGACGCGGGCGTCGAGGCGACGGACTTTCTGCTCAATGCGCTGCATGAGAAAGTACGCACGCAACGGCTCACCGATCCGCAGCAGGTGAAAACCGCTCTGCGCGAGCTACTGGTCGATCTGCTTGCACCGCTCCAGAAATCGCTGATGCTCGGCCGAGCGCAGCCGCTCGTGATGATGATTGCCGGCGTGAACGGCGCGGGCAAGACGACGAGCATCGGCAAGCTCGCCAAACATCTACAGCGATTCGATCAGTCGGTCCTGCTGGCAGCCGGCGACACGTTTCGCGCCGCGGCGCGCGAGCAGCTCGCGATCTGGGGCGAGCGTAACAACGTGACGGTCGTCTCGCAGGAAAGCGGCGATCCGGCCGCGGTCATCTTCGACGCCGTCAGCGCCGCGCGCGCGCGCAACGTCGACGTCGTCATGGCCGACACCGCCGGCCGCCTGCCGACACAGTTGCACTTGATGGAGGAATTGCGCAAGGTCAAGCGCGTGATCGGCAAGGCGCAGGAGAGCGCGCCGCACGAGGTGCTGCTCGTCATCGATGCGAACACGGGCCAAAATGCGCTCGCGCAAGTGAAGGCGTTCGACGATGCGCTCTCGTTGACGGGCCTCATCGTCACCAAGCTCGACGGCACGGCCAAGGGCGGCATCTTGGCGGCGATTGCGCGCCAGCGCCCCGTGCCCGTGTACTTCATCGGCGTCGGCGAAAAGGTCGAGGATTTGCAGCCGTTCAACGCGGAAGAATTCGCCGACGCACTGCTAGGCTAAGCCGCACCGCTCGAAGCAAAGCGCGCGCACCGCACATAGCGGCACGCGCGCTTTGCTTCCGGTGCCACGGCTACCGCGGCTACTCGGCGTCGGGCTGCTGTCCCGGCGCCGCGCGCACGAATGCATCGTGGCGGGCCGCTTCGTCGTAGATCCGTTGGATCGTCGGATACGCCTGCATGTCGATGTCGAACCGCAGCGCGTTGAACACTTGCGGCACGAGCGCCAGGTCGGCCATCGTCGGCGTATCGCCAAACACGAATTTGCCTGTGCGCGAATCGGCAGCAAGCCTCGATTCGAGCACGCCGAAGCCGTTGTCGATCCAATGCTTGTACCAGGCGTCTTTTGCTTCGTTGGTCACGCCCAGTTCGTGCTTCAGATACTTGAGCACGCGCAGATTGTTGATCGGATGGATTTCGCAGGCGATTTGCAGCGCGATCCCACGGACATAGGCGCGATCGCCAGGCGTGGCCGGCAAGAGCGGCGGATGGGGATACATCTCTTCGAGGTACTCGATGATCGCGAGCGACTGCTGCAACACCTGATCGCCGTCGATGAGCGTCGGCACGATGCCGTCGGGGCACACACGCCGATACTCGGGCATGAGTTGCTCGCCGCCGTCGCGCAGCAAATGCACGGCCGCGTATTCGTATGGCAAGCCCTTCAGATTGAGGGCGATGCGCACGCGATAAGCGGCCGAACTGCGGAAATAGCTGTAAAGCTTCATCGATCGTCTCCCGTCGTCTCCTGGTGCGCCCCGTTAGATCACGCGCACGCTCAGTTCGCCCAAGCCGTCGACGCCGCCCGTCATGAGCTCGCCGCGGGCAACCGCTCCGACACCCTCGGGCGTGCCCGTGAACACGAGGTCGCCCGGCTCGAGGGTAAACAACGTCGACAAATAAGCGATCGTTTCGGCCGTCGACCAAATGAGCTGCGAGACGTCCGAACGCTGCCGCTCGGCGCCGTTGACCTCGAGCCAAATCGCGCCGCGTTCGATGTGACCGACACGCGATACCGGGTGAATGGGCCCGAGCGGGGCCGAGTGGTCGAAGCCCTTGGCAACGTCCCACGGACGACCCATTTTCTTGGCTTCGGCCTGCAGGTCGCGCCGCGTCATATCGAGACCGAGCGCGTAACCATAGACGTGTTCGAGCGCATGCTCGACAGCGATGTCGCGCCCTGCGCGGCCGATCGCAGCGACGAGTTCCATTTCGTGGTGAACGTCGTTCGTGCGCGACGGGTAGGGAAATTCTCCTGTCGTGCCCGGCGCCACGTACAGCACGGCATCGGCCGGTTTCGAGAAGAAGAACGGCGGCTCGCGGTCGGGATCGTGGCCCATCTCGCGCGCGTGCGCGGCGTAATTGCGGCCGACGCAATAGACGCGGCGCACCGGAAAGCGCTCGCGCGCGCTCGCGGTATCGGCGCTTTCGGCGATCGGCACGGCGACAGCCGGCGCAGGGGCAAAGACAAATTCCATCGCGTTCTCCTTCTGTTCGCAAGAGCGCCGCAGACCGATCCGCACGGCATGGGCGAAAGCACCGAGTTTAACGCGACCGCGCCCACCCCGCCTGACCATAGCGCCGACGCCGGCCGGGCGGAATCGCATGCGTGCCGTCTTGCCAGATCGCAACGAATGCGGTACTCGTTCTCTTTTCGCCACCTTTGAGAAAGGGCAATCGACGTTTGCCCTCACCTGCTATGACCGAACCCGCCGCCGGCCCCTTCCCCTGCGCCCGCTTCATCAAGGAAATCGGGCGTGGCCCGCACGGCGCCCGCGCGCTGTCGCCGCAGGACACCTTTGCGCTCTACGGCGCGATGCTCGATGGACGCGTCTCCGACGTGGAACTCGGCGCCGTCTTGCTCGCCTATCGCCTGAAGGGAGAGACGGCCGACGAACTCGCCGCCATGCTCGCGGCCGCGCAAGCGGCGGTCGCGCCGATCCGCGTGAGCGGTGCCGTGTCGATCCCGAGCTACAACGGGGCGCGCAAGCAACCGAACCTCGTGCCGCTGCTCGCCCTGCTGCTCGCACGCGAGGGTGTGCCCACGCTCGTGCATGGCGTGACCGAGGACCCCGGCCGCGTCACGAGCGCGGAGATTTTCGCGTGCTTGGGAATCGAGGCATCCGCGTCGCACGCGCACATCGAAACGGCGCTCGCCGAGCGCCGCGTCGCGTTCGCGCCCGTGGAAGCGCTCGCGCCCAAGCTCGCGCGCTTGCTCGCTCTGCGGCGCGTGATGGGTGTGCGCAACTCCACGCATACGCTCATCAAGATCCTGCAGCCGTTCGCGCCGGCCGGCCTGCGGCTCGTCAATTACACGCACCCGTCGTACCGCGACAGCCTGGCTGAACTCTTTCTCGGCCACCCCGAGGCCGCCGCCGGCGGCGCGCTGCTCGCGCGCGGCACCGAGGGCGAGGCCGTGGCCGACACGCGCCGGCAGGTGCAGATCGACTGGCTTCACGACGGCATCGCCGAGACGCTCGTGACGCCCGAGCGCGCCGCCTCCGACGAAGCGGGGCCCGAACTGCCCGCCGCGCGCGACGCGAAGACGACGGCGCACTGGATCGAATCGGTTCTGCGCGGCAAGGCGAGCGTGCCGCCCACGCTCGGGCGACAAGTCGAAGAAATCGTGCGGATCGTGCGCGCCGATCAGGGCGCACCGCATGCTCGCAGTTGACAGCGAGCCGCACGCTGTCATAGAGTGCGCTTCATGCGTTCGATCCAGAACCCCCTCCGAATTAGCTTCGGCCGCCTAGCGCGGCCTCTATCGCTACGACTAGCG
The sequence above is a segment of the Trinickia acidisoli genome. Coding sequences within it:
- the rsmD gene encoding 16S rRNA (guanine(966)-N(2))-methyltransferase RsmD, with protein sequence MSRSSSVTRAPGATPARGKPHTVRIIGGDWKRTPLQVLDLEGLRPTPDRVRETLFNWLGQRLDGWRCLDVFAGTGALGFEAASRGAARVLMVERNAKAAHQLRETRARLSAQAVEVVEADGLRLAGGLPPGSFDVVFLDPPFGEVLVLARALESAAPLVAQGGYLYVESGSPLALGDVDVLAGWQIVRQGKAGAVHYHLLRRENDE
- the ftsY gene encoding signal recognition particle-docking protein FtsY, translated to MFSFFKRFKGGKTPDTAQDTQAVESPETATRETAPAPAEPAQAPVATPSAPSASTAPVASSTPIAPAVSQPAAPAASAQADPTPAASPPRAAESVVATPPAGGDEREIEEIVPPPQPEPAQKQSWLARLRSGLSKTSAGLTGIFVRTKIDDDLYEELETALLMSDAGVEATDFLLNALHEKVRTQRLTDPQQVKTALRELLVDLLAPLQKSLMLGRAQPLVMMIAGVNGAGKTTSIGKLAKHLQRFDQSVLLAAGDTFRAAAREQLAIWGERNNVTVVSQESGDPAAVIFDAVSAARARNVDVVMADTAGRLPTQLHLMEELRKVKRVIGKAQESAPHEVLLVIDANTGQNALAQVKAFDDALSLTGLIVTKLDGTAKGGILAAIARQRPVPVYFIGVGEKVEDLQPFNAEEFADALLG
- the maiA gene encoding maleylacetoacetate isomerase, giving the protein MKLYSYFRSSAAYRVRIALNLKGLPYEYAAVHLLRDGGEQLMPEYRRVCPDGIVPTLIDGDQVLQQSLAIIEYLEEMYPHPPLLPATPGDRAYVRGIALQIACEIHPINNLRVLKYLKHELGVTNEAKDAWYKHWIDNGFGVLESRLAADSRTGKFVFGDTPTMADLALVPQVFNALRFDIDMQAYPTIQRIYDEAARHDAFVRAAPGQQPDAE
- a CDS encoding fumarylacetoacetate hydrolase family protein translates to MEFVFAPAPAVAVPIAESADTASARERFPVRRVYCVGRNYAAHAREMGHDPDREPPFFFSKPADAVLYVAPGTTGEFPYPSRTNDVHHEMELVAAIGRAGRDIAVEHALEHVYGYALGLDMTRRDLQAEAKKMGRPWDVAKGFDHSAPLGPIHPVSRVGHIERGAIWLEVNGAERQRSDVSQLIWSTAETIAYLSTLFTLEPGDLVFTGTPEGVGAVARGELMTGGVDGLGELSVRVI
- the ybiB gene encoding DNA-binding protein YbiB, with the translated sequence MTEPAAGPFPCARFIKEIGRGPHGARALSPQDTFALYGAMLDGRVSDVELGAVLLAYRLKGETADELAAMLAAAQAAVAPIRVSGAVSIPSYNGARKQPNLVPLLALLLAREGVPTLVHGVTEDPGRVTSAEIFACLGIEASASHAHIETALAERRVAFAPVEALAPKLARLLALRRVMGVRNSTHTLIKILQPFAPAGLRLVNYTHPSYRDSLAELFLGHPEAAAGGALLARGTEGEAVADTRRQVQIDWLHDGIAETLVTPERAASDEAGPELPAARDAKTTAHWIESVLRGKASVPPTLGRQVEEIVRIVRADQGAPHARS